The nucleotide window GTCATGGTCTGGATTTTTCAAGACTTTCATATAAAATTATTTTATCGCTGGAAATCAAACCTTTCAAGTTTATTTCACAGCTTGTATCAGATAATTGAATTATTGAATAGGGTTGCATAAAACTAAGTTAGAGGATATAAAATCAGCTTAAACTTCCTATTTGCCTTTTTGTGGAAAAAAATATGAGCAGCAGAGTGTTGACAATTGATATTCAACAGAATCAGATTGTATCTGTTCTATTAAGCCATGGCCTTAAGGGGATTCGTGTCGTTGAGGCAGCCTGCATCACAATTGCTCAAAACACAAATGGTCAAAACACAAATGGTCAAAACACAAACGGAGCGCCCCCTTTTCAGGCGGTTAAGGACGCACTTAATCAAATCCTTATAAAAATGAATACCCGGTATGACAGATGTATTATAAGCATTCCAGGTATTTGTTTTTTTTTCAGAACAATCGACCTGCCATTTAAAAACAGAAAAAAAAACAGCCGGATTTTTTCTTTTGAGCTGGAGCGCTATCTGCCATGGCCGGTTGAAGAGATTGAAGCTGATTTTTGTATGCTTCATAAAAATTTTAATAGCTCTATGGACACTAATATGGCAGGGGTTGCAGGCATACAAAATAGTTGTCTGGAACCGTTCAAAAACCTTTTTGACCAGTGTGGTGTTCATCCTGATGTGATAACGGTCGGAAGCGGTTATGCAGCCGCCTTTGTATATGCCGGAACGGCAGACCTACCTGACTTTTATTGTTTTATTCATGCAGAACCCCTTATGGCATCCATCCATTTAGTGCGGTTTGGTGAAATCGCTTTTAGCAGAGCTTTTTTATTGGATTCCGGTCACCCGGTTGGGTCCGTAAAAACAAATCTTATCCATACATTTTTGTCCTTTAACGAATCAATCGGCAATCAGCTTGAACTCAAAGATATTATTATATCGGGAACCGCTTCTTTTCTAAAAGAGCTTTGTGGTGATATTGAAAAAGAAATGGCTGTACCGGTTCATGAATTTGATCTTTTCAAGCTTGAAAAGCTATCTTTTGTATCAGGACAATTTTCTGACTCTCATACCAATTTTTATCAAAATGCAATTGCCATGGGTATCAACGAAATAAAAGGTGCTGAAATATTTAATTTCAGCCGCCAGGTTTCGAATTTTACATTGTTTTACCAGGAAAACAAATTTAATATAACAGCGGTTGCTGTTTTGTCTGTCTTTCTTTTTCTGGCATGGACGATTAATCCTATTATACAGATTAACCGGATGCAAAACAGTATAGAGCAGCTTGACAAAAAGGTCATTGGAGTTTTTAAATCGTGTTTTCCGGATGTAAAAACAATTGTTGATCCGGTCCATCAAATGCAGGTTAAAGTTTCTGCCTTACAGGAAAATAAAAATACCAATTTTTTGGGTGAGCATCTACTTTGCATTGATGTGTTAAACGAGATAAGCAAATCTTTACCGCCTTCTTTAGATATCGTTTTTTCACGACTTGTCAGAACAGAAGATCAGTTGCTTGTAAGCGGAAGTGCAGATCAATTCAATACCATTGATAACATGAAAAATAAATTTGAAAATATTGCGTTGTTTAGAGGGGTTGATATACAGTCGGCCTCAATGGACAAAACAGACAAACGTGTGAAGTTTAATCTGAAGATTGCATTCTGAATTTAAATTTTAGGAGAAAAGTATACTTTGGCTTTAAGAATGAACCGGCGGGAAAGGTATTCTGTTTTTTTTGCTTGTATTCTAATACTTGCCGTCATCGTGTATCAGTTTGGAATAGCCCCGTTTACAGAAAAAAAAAAGCTTTTTGAGCGGCAGTTGGCATCCAAAAAGACAGCGCTTGTGCAAATTAACCGCTTAAAGTCGGAATATGAGAGCCTCTTAAATAAGAATAACAATTTAAAAAAAATAAATTCCCAGAGAGAGAAAGCATTTACATTGTTTGCATTTCTTGAAAAGCTTGCCGTTAAAGCAGGCCTTGATGGGAATATTGATTATATGAAACCGTCGTCCTCTTTGGATAAGGCGTCAAAAATTGAATTATCCCTGGTTGAAATGAAGTTAAAGTCAATAAAATTATCCCAGTTAGCAGCATATTTGTATCTTGTGGAAACATCCCAAAATATTGTTTTTGTCAAACGTCTTGCCATCTCCAGGGATGGGAGAGATGAGGGCTATATCAGTGCTGTTCTTCATGTCGAGACCATAAGGAGCTGAAAACAGAAGATTGTTGAATGAAACTTAAAATTTTTGGATACTTTATATTTATTGCCGTTTGCCTCCTTTTTTCTTTATATGTCCATTTTCCGGGTAAGACTGCAGCAAAATATATTGAACAAATGTTGTCACATATACATCCCGGCGTAACTTTACGGATTGATACGCTTAATCCTTGTTTTCCCCCCGGTCTAAAGGCAGATGCTGTTCAAATTCATTATGCCGGTGTCCCCATCGCAACTCTTGACAACTCCAGATTGTTTTTTGATTTAACCACATTTTGGGGCAATCCTGTGACAGGCACATTTAAGGCACATGTTTTAGATGGTGCCCTGTCAGGTTTTATGCGTCTGTCAAAGGAAACAACAGGAGATGCCGGTATTGAAGCTGTGCTTGACAATTTGAAATTAGAAGATATACGTCTGGGTGAACTTTTGTCAGACGGTCAATTGTCAGGGATACTCAATGGAACCCTGACCGCAGTTTTTGAGCAGGGCAATATTCTTCAAAATAAAGGAGACCTGAATTTTGCAGATCTGGTCTTGCAATTCCCAGAAGCCTTGTTTTCTGTTGAAACCTATTCTTTTTCTTCCGGAAAGTTAAAATTTTCCATGTCTGAAGATCATCTTGTCAAGGTAGAAAATTGCAGTTTAACAGGTCGGCAGATAGATCTGCATTTATCGGGTATAATCAGTATGGCCAAAATATTTCAAAACAGCCGGTTGAACCTTAAGACCAAAATTGTATTGTACCCCTTGTTTTTTATGAATGCGGGAGATGAAATGCCGGTTGATGTGTCAAGAACAGATTCCGATAATGCCTTTATTCATTTGCGGATTGGCGGAACCATTCAATATCCGATAATTACCATTGACCCGGGGATCAAATGAAGCAAGTTTTTACAATCATAAATTTGGTGTTAATCTTTTTTATTATTGATTTTTCCGTATCAGGCTTTTATACATATTTTTCAACAGAATTTGAAACCAGTGATGATTTCAAAACCGTTGATGTTCAGCTTCAACCGGTTGAAAACAAAAAAAATCAGAATCAATCCTATTATAATGCCATTACCGTGCGTGACCTTTTTAAAACAAAAAAAAATGCAATCCCTGAAAAACAAATATCCTCAAAATCTGCATCCGCTCAAAAGATCAGGCTAACCGAGCTTAAGCTTGAGCTTAAAGGTACGATCACAGGCAATGGATCAGAACTTTTTGCAGTTATTAAGAAAAAGGGTGAAAAAAAAGAAGAACTTTATAAAACTGATGACATGATTGATCGGGCCGTTATAAAGGCGATATTCAGAAAAAGAGTTGTCTTGCTGGTAGATGGAAATGAAGAAACTCTTCTCATGGAAGAAAGCAAGCCTAAAGAAATTTTTAATAAAGGCCCTGGTGTTTTTTCAGGCGTTCCTTCCGTGGGGGAGCGTGAGAGAATTTTTGATACCGTCAAATTAAAATGGGCAGATGTAAATGGCCTGGCTAATGATTTGAAAAATATGCGAAAACATGTCAGGGTTCGGCACCACTTTTATCGAGGCAAAATGGATGGATTTAGGCTGAGCAATATTAAAAACAACTCGATTTTTTATGAAAAGCTGGGATTGAGAAATGGTGATATCGTGGCAGCAGTTAATGGGGAAGATGTCCGGTCCATAGTTGATGTTACAAAATTTTATAATGACTTCAAGAAAATAGGTGATAATGCCGCCATGACTGTTGAAATAAAACGCAATGGAGTGAAAGGGGAAATTAGATATTCACTTGAGTAATTGCCACGGTCAGACCTGGCCATTTCATGCAACAATCCGGTCACCTTGGTTTACCCTTAATAAAACATGAAAGTCGCTGTTTGGATTGTTAAAGTTTGAAAGTCACAGTTTATATTTTTAGAGACTTTATTATAAAAAGGTATGTTGAATTATGAAGCTGTTACAGA belongs to Desulfobacula toluolica Tol2 and includes:
- the pilM gene encoding pilus assembly protein PilM → MSSRVLTIDIQQNQIVSVLLSHGLKGIRVVEAACITIAQNTNGQNTNGQNTNGAPPFQAVKDALNQILIKMNTRYDRCIISIPGICFFFRTIDLPFKNRKKNSRIFSFELERYLPWPVEEIEADFCMLHKNFNSSMDTNMAGVAGIQNSCLEPFKNLFDQCGVHPDVITVGSGYAAAFVYAGTADLPDFYCFIHAEPLMASIHLVRFGEIAFSRAFLLDSGHPVGSVKTNLIHTFLSFNESIGNQLELKDIIISGTASFLKELCGDIEKEMAVPVHEFDLFKLEKLSFVSGQFSDSHTNFYQNAIAMGINEIKGAEIFNFSRQVSNFTLFYQENKFNITAVAVLSVFLFLAWTINPIIQINRMQNSIEQLDKKVIGVFKSCFPDVKTIVDPVHQMQVKVSALQENKNTNFLGEHLLCIDVLNEISKSLPPSLDIVFSRLVRTEDQLLVSGSADQFNTIDNMKNKFENIALFRGVDIQSASMDKTDKRVKFNLKIAF
- the gspM gene encoding type II secretion system protein GspM, which gives rise to MALRMNRRERYSVFFACILILAVIVYQFGIAPFTEKKKLFERQLASKKTALVQINRLKSEYESLLNKNNNLKKINSQREKAFTLFAFLEKLAVKAGLDGNIDYMKPSSSLDKASKIELSLVEMKLKSIKLSQLAAYLYLVETSQNIVFVKRLAISRDGRDEGYISAVLHVETIRS
- the gspN gene encoding type II secretion system protein GspN — translated: MKLKIFGYFIFIAVCLLFSLYVHFPGKTAAKYIEQMLSHIHPGVTLRIDTLNPCFPPGLKADAVQIHYAGVPIATLDNSRLFFDLTTFWGNPVTGTFKAHVLDGALSGFMRLSKETTGDAGIEAVLDNLKLEDIRLGELLSDGQLSGILNGTLTAVFEQGNILQNKGDLNFADLVLQFPEALFSVETYSFSSGKLKFSMSEDHLVKVENCSLTGRQIDLHLSGIISMAKIFQNSRLNLKTKIVLYPLFFMNAGDEMPVDVSRTDSDNAFIHLRIGGTIQYPIITIDPGIK
- a CDS encoding type II secretion system protein N, translated to MKQVFTIINLVLIFFIIDFSVSGFYTYFSTEFETSDDFKTVDVQLQPVENKKNQNQSYYNAITVRDLFKTKKNAIPEKQISSKSASAQKIRLTELKLELKGTITGNGSELFAVIKKKGEKKEELYKTDDMIDRAVIKAIFRKRVVLLVDGNEETLLMEESKPKEIFNKGPGVFSGVPSVGERERIFDTVKLKWADVNGLANDLKNMRKHVRVRHHFYRGKMDGFRLSNIKNNSIFYEKLGLRNGDIVAAVNGEDVRSIVDVTKFYNDFKKIGDNAAMTVEIKRNGVKGEIRYSLE